The following are encoded together in the Branchiostoma floridae strain S238N-H82 unplaced genomic scaffold, Bfl_VNyyK Sc7u5tJ_1439, whole genome shotgun sequence genome:
- the LOC118407649 gene encoding zinc finger protein 525-like yields MTLARHMRTHTGEKPYKCDQCDYSAAQKYDLENHRIIHTGDKPYMCSVCGFMTAHKSNLAKHMRTHTGEKPYKCDHCDYAAALKSALNQHQAKHTGDKRFLCNECGFRTTRKSHLTRHMMTHTGDKPYKCDQCDYSAALKSHLDQHLTKHTGEKPIMCDKCGYRTAYQSDFSRHMRTHTGENPYKCDQCDYSAVQKRQLDKHLAKHTDEKP; encoded by the coding sequence ATGACGTTGGCCAggcacatgagaacccatacaggagaaaaaccctacaagtgtgaccagtgtgactattctgctgcacagaaatatGATTTGGAAAACCATCGAATAATCcatactggtgacaaaccctacatgtgttcTGTTTGCGGATTCATGACTGCTCACAAGTCCAACTTAgccaaacacatgagaacccacacaggtgagaaaccctacaaatgtgaccactgtgactatgctgctgcacTGAAAAGCGCATTAAACCAGCATCAAGCGAAACATACTGGTGATAAACGCTTCTTGTGCAACGAGTGTGGGTTTAGGACAACCAGAAAATCACACTTAACCCGACACATGATGACGCATACAGGAGataaaccatacaagtgtgaccagtgtgactattctgcagcactgaAAAGTCACTTGGATCaacatcttacaaaacacacgggtgagaaacccatCATGTGTGAtaaatgtgggtacaggacggcttaTCAATCGGACTtttcccgacacatgagaactcacacaggagaaaatccctacaagtgtgaccagtgtgactattctgcagtacAAAAACGCCAGTTGGACAAACatttagcaaaacacaccgatgagaaaccctaa